The segment GTCTTTTGGAATTATGGTCTTGGACTGAGACTGATTTTGAGAAGCGTCATGAGGGTAGCGCAATTAGAAGAATTGGCTATAGTCGTTGGCGGCGCAATCTGGCAGTGGCCCTCGGTAATGCCTTAGCTAGCGGAGTGGAACAGGATGCGATTCGTAGTGCCTTAAGTGCAGCGCTTGATAATGCAGATCCCTTGGTGGAAGAGCATATTCAGTGGGCTTTGGGTCAGCATTGAGGCAATTTCGCCTTCTGCATATGGGGCTATAAGCCTTACAATCGAGCCATGTCATCCTCCAACCAGCCTTACATAGATCCTGGCGAAATTTCGCAAGAAGAGCTTGCGCCACAGCGCTTTAAAAACCCGCGTGATGCATTTTGGTCTGGAATACGGGATGCAGCTGGTGCACCTGCGGCGGTACTCTTTGCAGGCATGGTGGGTTTTGGGGCGATGGGTAAAACCAATGGCTTTGATGTATGGTTCACCACATCTACTTCATTTTTCATGTTCGCCTTACCGGGACAGGTTGTTTTACTTGAGATGGCGATTACCGGATCCTCTGTACTGGCCATTGTCTTAGCGGTGACCTTAACCGCTTCACGCTTTATCACCATGACGGTGACACTCTTTCCGCAACTTCATCAAAGAGATCGCAATCGTAGTCTCTATGCTTCGGTGCATTTACTGGCCATGACTGCTTGGGCAATTTCGATGCGAGAGTTTCATGCAATTGAAACTAGGCATCGCTTGAGTTATTTTGTTGGTCTGGGATTGCTGTGTTGGTTGATCTCCGTTCCTGGAACGATCTTGGGTTTTTACTTGGCAGGGATGGTGCCAGCAGCAGTGACTTTAGGGTTGATTTTTATTAATCCACTCTTCTTTTTACTAACCTTTACTGAAGTGAAACCTTGGATCAATCGAATTGCCCTGATGATGGGTTGTATCTTTGGTCCAATCTTTTTCATGCTTGATCGCGATACGAGTTTATTAAGCTCTGGTTTAGTGGCTGGAACTATTGCCTACTTAATCGATCGCAAGCTCTTACGTAAAAAGTCAGGGCTTGTCGGATGATCAATACGGCACTTTCCGGCTGGGGCCTCTGGATCGCATTGATTGGCGCTTGTCTAGGCACTTATTTTTGTCGTGCGATTGGCGTATTTCTTTCGCAGAGTATTAATCAAGACAGTGAGATCTTTCGCTGGTTAGCTGCCGTGACTTACGCCATGGTAGCTGCTCTCACAATACGCTTGATCGTGATGCCACTGGGTTTAATGGCAACTGTTCCTTTATGGGCGCGCATTCTGATTTGTCTTTTAGCGATTGGCGTGATGGTATCGAATCCTGCCAAAAGATTGGTCCCAGCTTTACTGACTGGGACCTTATTAATGGTGGGTTACGGCGTTATTCGTTAAGTACTGAAATACTTAAAGATGGGCTGCCAGTATTTTGGCAATGTGCACCGCATCTCTTTGTGTCCCATCGGCAATTTGATGACGACAGCTAGTGCCATCCGCTACTACCCAACTATCAGGTGATTTACGAATGGTAGGTAATAGACTCGCCTCAGCCATTTGCTTAGACACTTCAATATGCTCAGCTTCATAACCAAAGCTTCCAGCCATTCCGCAGCAAGAAGACTCAATTAATTTAGGCTCAGCATTGGGAATGAGTTTGAGTAGTTCCAATGCAGGTGTGACTGCAGCAAACGATTTTTGATGGCAGTGTCCATGAAATAACACTGGGCGTGTTGCCGCCTTAAGATTGAGCTTCAGCTTTCCTGCTTTAGCTTCACTGGCTAGAAATTCTTCCAAGAGTTGTGCATGCTTACTGACTGTGACAGCACGCTCACCAAATCCCATCACGAGCGCTTCATCTTTGAGTGTAAATAAGCATGAGGGCTCAAGACCAATGATGGGCACCCCTTTTTCTGCATAAGGCGCAAGATGATTTACTAACTCGTCAAGGCTGGCTTTGGCCTTATCAACCATGCCAGCTGCCAAGTAAGTGCGTCCACAGCAAAACTCTTTAGAACAAGTGTTGACAGTATTGCTTGTCGATTTGTTCTTTTGCGGAATGTGTACACGATAGCCCGCTGCTTTTAAAACATTCAAGGCAGCTCTTAAGTTCTCATCTTCAAAATAGGCATTAAAGGTATCCGCTAAGAGCACTACTCCTTTGTTACCGTGCTGATCAACATGAGCAAGCTCAGCTGCCGTGAATTGATAGGACGCATTTTGTTTTTTATTCGACCAAAAATTGTTGGACTTCCAGACCGGTAAACTTCTTTGCGCAGAAATACTCATGAACTTTTCTTGCAACTTCGCAATGAGGCTGATGTGATTTCGTAGGTTTAGTAAAGCTGGTAGACCTGGAATGCTGCTGATCATGGGGGCATATTTTGGTAGGTAGGCGACGGCTAAATCCCGTAGTGAGTGGCCAACCCGTTTTTTATAAGCAGATAGAAATTCAATTTTCATTTTCGCCATGTCAACGCCAGTAGGGCATTCTCGTCGACAGGCTTTGCAACTCACGCACAACTCCATCACTTCTTTGATGGCATCACTTCCCAGTGGAGAGCTTTCATCTTTGATGTCGAGCTGATTGGATAGTGCCAGACGTAGCGTATTTGCGCGACCACGGGTAAGGTGCTTCTCATCTCGTGTGACCCGGTAACTTGGACACATTACTTCAGCATCAAATTTACGACAGTGACCATTGTTGTTGCACATTTCCACGGCTTTGGCTAAGCCCATTGCGGGATCGCCACCAGTGCCCGGCGCACTCGTCTCTTCAGTGACCGGATTGTTCTGCACATTCCAAGCTGACCAATCTAGCGCAGGTTGTAATGGAATGACTTTATAGCTAGGCGGAAAGCGGAAATTGCTTGCATCGTCCATCTTGGGTGGATCAATGATTTTGCCGGGATTAAATAGGCCATTGGGATCAAAGGCATTCTTAATTTCGCCAAGGGCTTCGGTAATCTTGGGGCCAAATTGCCAGGAAATCCATTCACCCCGGCACAGTCCATCACCATGTTCGCCACTATAAGCACCTTTGTATTTACGTACTAAAGCTGATGCTTCTTCCGCCACAGCGCGCATCTTTTGAGCGCCATCACGACGCATATCCAAAATTGGGCGTACGTGTAAGGTGCCAACAGATGCATGGGCATACCAGGTGCCACGTGAGCCGTATTTAGAAAACACATCTGTGAGGGCTTGCGTATATTCAGCAAGACTTTCTAGGGGAACAGCACAATCTTCAATAAAGCTCACCGGCTTTCCATCACCCTTCAAGCTCATCATGATGTTGAGCCCAGCCTTACGCACTTCCCATAAATTCTTTTGCAAGCTTGCATCAGGCATAGGCACCACTGAACCAGGCAAGTCAAGATCGCCCATCAGGCTTTGTAAGGATGTTAGCTTTTCTAATAGGGGTGCATGTGCTTCGCCAGAGAATTCCACCAACAAAATAGCTTCTGGAGTGGGGGCGCTGGCGTCAATCAAAGCAGTTTCAATGGTCTTTTTAAAGCTGGGGTTGTGGCGCGCCAAATCAATCATCGTACGGTCTACTAGCTCTACGGCAGTAGGCCCTAGCTTGACGATGTGTTGTGCACTATCCATAGCCTTAAAGAAGCTGGCAAAGTTCACTACGCCCAGGACTTTATGTTTTGGCAGTGGCGCCAGTTTGAGCTCTAAAGATTTGAAATAGGCCAAGGTACCTTCACTGCCAACCAGGAGGTGCGCCAAATTGACACTACCGTCAGTTGTGTAGGGGAGTTCACTTTGTGGATGAAAGATATCTAAGTTGTAGCCTGCAACGCGACGCAATACCTTCGGAAAGTTTGCCTCGATCTCTGGTTGAAGAGTGTTCGCCAGATTTTTTACAAAATCACCAAGCTGTTTTGCTGCGCCTGAGCTTTGTGCGTAATTTCCAAAATTGGCTACTTGACCATTTGCTAGCCATGCATCAATTCCCAGTACGTTATGAACCATATTGCCATAGGCAATTGAGCGACTGCCACAAGAGTTATTGCCGGCCATACCACCAATCGTGGCTTGAGCTGCTGTTGACACATCTACTGGATACCAAAGCCCATGAGGTTTGAGGGCGCTGTTGAGGTGATCCAAAACCATTCCAGGCTCAACAATTGCTGTTGCATTTTCTGGATCAGCATGCAGTAACTTGCGAAAGTATTTTGTGTTGTCGATGACTAGTGCGGTGCCGGTAGTTTGTCCGCATTGGCTGGTACCGCCACCTCGAGGAAGCACTGGCACATTAAGCTCAGACGCAATTTGAATTGCAGCGGCAATATCTTCCGCCGTTTTTGGTACCAGTACCGCAACGGGCATCGCTTGGTAGATCGAAGCGTCCGTAGCATAGCGACCGCGACTAGCCATATCCGTCATGACTTCGCCTGAGGTTTCTTTTCTTAAGCGTTTGGCTAACTCTGCTTTATTGGCAACAGATTCGGGAAGGGGTAAGTCAAGTGGCTTATTCATATGCGTGATTTATTGGGATGTTTCTTGATCAATTAATTGGATGACAACGTCACGTTTATTCATCACATGCTGCATCATGACTTTGCGCATGCGAGCACTGTCATGCGCTTTAAGGGCATCAAGCATTTCTTGATGCTCACCAACAGCCTTTTCCCATTTCACACCATTTTGATTGGAGCGAAAGCGCAGCGCTTCAATGCGTGCGTTAACTTGAGAAAAGAGTTGCTGCAGAACTGGATTATTGGCTGCATGGTTTATTGCGTTGTGGATCTGAATATTTAAACGGTAATAGCTCGATAAGTCTCTGCGTGCATAAGAGGCCATCATTTCGTATTGCAGTGCTTCCAGTTCTATTAAAGCTTGGGCGCTAATATTTTTTGCAGCCAATTCCCCTGAATACCCTTCGAGGGTGGCAATGACATCGAAGGTATGAATAATGTCCTCACGCGTGAGTTGGACGGCAATGGCGCCCCGATTAGCGATGAGTTCAACCAAGCCGTCTGCAGCTAAGCGCCGAATAGCTTCCCGAATTGGTGTCCTAGAGACATTGAGTTGCTCAGCAAGCTCGCGTTCATTTAATTTGCTACCCGGCTTGATGGCGCCTTCAACTAGAAGAGCGCGCAGCTTTTGAAAGGTAGCCTCGTGCAAATTTTGCGTATTTGGTAGGGTAGTGAGCATCATGGCTGGGATCTAAATTTTGTATACATTATGACTATAACTGATCAATCATCAAAAATAACCCTTTAAATTAGGTATTTTTCACTTTATGGAAAATTATTTTGCATACAAAATTGTAAATTTTAAAAAAGTGTCTTACACTGGCTCACAAG is part of the Polynucleobacter sp. es-EL-1 genome and harbors:
- a CDS encoding AzlC family ABC transporter permease; amino-acid sequence: MSSSNQPYIDPGEISQEELAPQRFKNPRDAFWSGIRDAAGAPAAVLFAGMVGFGAMGKTNGFDVWFTTSTSFFMFALPGQVVLLEMAITGSSVLAIVLAVTLTASRFITMTVTLFPQLHQRDRNRSLYASVHLLAMTAWAISMREFHAIETRHRLSYFVGLGLLCWLISVPGTILGFYLAGMVPAAVTLGLIFINPLFFLLTFTEVKPWINRIALMMGCIFGPIFFMLDRDTSLLSSGLVAGTIAYLIDRKLLRKKSGLVG
- a CDS encoding FAD-binding and (Fe-S)-binding domain-containing protein; the encoded protein is MNKPLDLPLPESVANKAELAKRLRKETSGEVMTDMASRGRYATDASIYQAMPVAVLVPKTAEDIAAAIQIASELNVPVLPRGGGTSQCGQTTGTALVIDNTKYFRKLLHADPENATAIVEPGMVLDHLNSALKPHGLWYPVDVSTAAQATIGGMAGNNSCGSRSIAYGNMVHNVLGIDAWLANGQVANFGNYAQSSGAAKQLGDFVKNLANTLQPEIEANFPKVLRRVAGYNLDIFHPQSELPYTTDGSVNLAHLLVGSEGTLAYFKSLELKLAPLPKHKVLGVVNFASFFKAMDSAQHIVKLGPTAVELVDRTMIDLARHNPSFKKTIETALIDASAPTPEAILLVEFSGEAHAPLLEKLTSLQSLMGDLDLPGSVVPMPDASLQKNLWEVRKAGLNIMMSLKGDGKPVSFIEDCAVPLESLAEYTQALTDVFSKYGSRGTWYAHASVGTLHVRPILDMRRDGAQKMRAVAEEASALVRKYKGAYSGEHGDGLCRGEWISWQFGPKITEALGEIKNAFDPNGLFNPGKIIDPPKMDDASNFRFPPSYKVIPLQPALDWSAWNVQNNPVTEETSAPGTGGDPAMGLAKAVEMCNNNGHCRKFDAEVMCPSYRVTRDEKHLTRGRANTLRLALSNQLDIKDESSPLGSDAIKEVMELCVSCKACRRECPTGVDMAKMKIEFLSAYKKRVGHSLRDLAVAYLPKYAPMISSIPGLPALLNLRNHISLIAKLQEKFMSISAQRSLPVWKSNNFWSNKKQNASYQFTAAELAHVDQHGNKGVVLLADTFNAYFEDENLRAALNVLKAAGYRVHIPQKNKSTSNTVNTCSKEFCCGRTYLAAGMVDKAKASLDELVNHLAPYAEKGVPIIGLEPSCLFTLKDEALVMGFGERAVTVSKHAQLLEEFLASEAKAGKLKLNLKAATRPVLFHGHCHQKSFAAVTPALELLKLIPNAEPKLIESSCCGMAGSFGYEAEHIEVSKQMAEASLLPTIRKSPDSWVVADGTSCRHQIADGTQRDAVHIAKILAAHL
- a CDS encoding GntR family transcriptional regulator, whose protein sequence is MMLTTLPNTQNLHEATFQKLRALLVEGAIKPGSKLNERELAEQLNVSRTPIREAIRRLAADGLVELIANRGAIAVQLTREDIIHTFDVIATLEGYSGELAAKNISAQALIELEALQYEMMASYARRDLSSYYRLNIQIHNAINHAANNPVLQQLFSQVNARIEALRFRSNQNGVKWEKAVGEHQEMLDALKAHDSARMRKVMMQHVMNKRDVVIQLIDQETSQ
- a CDS encoding AzlD domain-containing protein, which encodes MINTALSGWGLWIALIGACLGTYFCRAIGVFLSQSINQDSEIFRWLAAVTYAMVAALTIRLIVMPLGLMATVPLWARILICLLAIGVMVSNPAKRLVPALLTGTLLMVGYGVIR